The sequence AAGAAGATCATAGTGCGATGCCACATGGCGGCTTCGTTATTAGAAGTGGAAAAACAGGTGACAATAACAATCAAGTGATGGAGTTTTCATTGGGGCTGGAAAGTAATCCTGAATTCACATCCAGCGTACTTGTTGCATACGCCCGTGCCGCATACCGCATGAATCGCGCAGGTGATACGGGTGCTAAAACGGTTTTCGATGTTGCACCAGGCTTGCTTTCCATTCAAAGTGCAAAGGAATTGCGCAAACACCTTCTATAATTGTGAAAACACTTTCAATGGCGAGGGAAATCAATTATACTGAGTCTGTATTCTTTATTTAGGGGGTCGAAATAGTTGGTGAAATTAGATGAAACGTTACAAATGTTGAAAGACTTAACGGACGCGAAAGGGATACCGGGCAACGAACGGGAACCACGCGAAGTTATGAAGAAATATATTGAGCCATTTTCCGATCAAATCGAGATGGATGGTCTTGGGTCGTTGATCGCAAGCAAAACCGGTGATTCAGAAGGTCCGCGTGTCATGGTAACAGGACATCTTGATGAAGTTGGTTTTATGGTAACGAAAATAGACGATAAAGGGTTCATTTCCTTCCAACCTGTAGGCGGATGGTGGTCTCAAGTCATGCTTGCCCAACGCGTCGATATCGTCACGCGTAAAGGTAATACCGTAACAGGGGTAATTGGTTCGAAACCTCCACATATATTGACTGCGGAAGCCCGTAAAAAACCAGTCGATATTAAAGACATGTTCATTGATGTTGGTGCAACTTCTAAAGAAGAAGCGATGGAATGGGGAGTACTACCTGGGGATATGATCGTTCCTCATTTCGAATTCACAGTTATGAACAACGAGAAATTCCTTCTAGCAAAAGCGTGGGACAATCGTATCGGTTGTGCAATCGCGATTGATGTAATGAAAGCATTGAAGGACGAAAAACACCCGAATATCGTTTTCGGTGTTGGGGCAGTACAGGAAGAAATCGGTTTACGCGGAGCTAAAACGGCTTCTGCGAAAGTGCAACCGGATATTGGGATTGCGGTCGATGTCGGTATTGCTGGTGATACGCCTGGCGTCACGTCCAAAGAAGCGGCTAGCAAAATGGGCGATGGACCAC is a genomic window of Sporosarcina oncorhynchi containing:
- a CDS encoding M42 family metallopeptidase, with protein sequence MVKLDETLQMLKDLTDAKGIPGNEREPREVMKKYIEPFSDQIEMDGLGSLIASKTGDSEGPRVMVTGHLDEVGFMVTKIDDKGFISFQPVGGWWSQVMLAQRVDIVTRKGNTVTGVIGSKPPHILTAEARKKPVDIKDMFIDVGATSKEEAMEWGVLPGDMIVPHFEFTVMNNEKFLLAKAWDNRIGCAIAIDVMKALKDEKHPNIVFGVGAVQEEIGLRGAKTASAKVQPDIGIAVDVGIAGDTPGVTSKEAASKMGDGPQILLYDASMVSHKGLRDLVVDTAEEHGIPYQFEAIPGGGTDAGSMHVSGNGVPSLAICVATRYIHSHAAMLHRDDYENAVKLIVEVIKKLDRDTVHKITFE